One genomic window of Sphingomonas sp. C3-2 includes the following:
- a CDS encoding division/cell wall cluster transcriptional repressor MraZ: MSAIDGKGRVAIPAKLRATLEINSGNERVIALSRSRTSPCLTGYDLPYSDLLPEVLAREMAEREPDAPKMSRENLNRMAFGVVEDVPYDASGRLVIPPFMRKLGQLEDLAFFHGSGDIIEIWNPQVLLNTPDAPPMLLDLVTFLLEERAAK; this comes from the coding sequence TTGAGTGCGATCGACGGCAAGGGCCGCGTCGCCATCCCCGCGAAGCTGCGCGCCACGCTTGAAATCAATTCCGGCAACGAACGCGTCATCGCCTTGTCGCGCAGCCGCACCTCACCCTGCCTCACCGGCTATGATCTGCCCTATTCGGACCTGCTGCCCGAAGTGCTCGCCCGCGAAATGGCCGAGCGGGAGCCCGACGCGCCCAAGATGAGCCGTGAAAACCTCAACCGTATGGCATTCGGCGTGGTCGAGGACGTGCCCTATGACGCCAGCGGCCGTCTCGTCATTCCGCCCTTCATGCGCAAGCTCGGCCAGTTGGAAGACCTCGCCTTCTTCCACGGCTCGGGCGACATCATCGAAATCTGGAACCCTCAGGTGCTACTGAACACGCCCGACGCACCGCCCATGCTGCTCGATCTGGTGACTTTCCTGCTCGAGGAAAGGGCCGCGAAATGA
- the rsmH gene encoding 16S rRNA (cytosine(1402)-N(4))-methyltransferase RsmH produces MTIAATDRHIPVLLDEVIDGLAIAPGETHVDGTFGAGGYTRAILAKGAKVFAFDRDPSAITEGAALVDESAGSLVLVPERFSQMAEALQARGVEVVDGVTLDIGVSSMQLDRAERGFSFQSDGPLDMRMEQDGQTAADFVNNADEAEIADVLYHYGEETRSRRVARAIVEARPITRTGELANVVRKALGHKPHDKKDPATRTFQAIRIHLNRELGELEDGLAAAERLLKPGGRLAVVTFHSLEDRLVKRFLRDRSGQTPQGSRHLPVTKDASASTFDRVAKPIRAGEAEVARNPRARSATLRVAYRTAAAPKGEAA; encoded by the coding sequence ATGACCATCGCCGCAACGGATCGCCATATTCCCGTCCTCCTCGACGAGGTGATCGACGGCCTCGCCATCGCCCCCGGCGAAACCCATGTCGACGGCACGTTCGGCGCGGGCGGCTATACCCGTGCGATTCTTGCAAAAGGCGCCAAGGTGTTCGCCTTTGATCGCGATCCTTCGGCGATCACCGAAGGGGCCGCGCTGGTTGACGAAAGCGCCGGCAGCCTCGTGCTCGTTCCCGAGCGCTTCTCCCAAATGGCCGAGGCGCTGCAGGCGCGTGGCGTGGAAGTGGTGGACGGCGTGACGCTCGATATCGGCGTGTCGTCGATGCAGCTCGACCGGGCGGAGCGGGGCTTCTCCTTTCAGTCCGATGGCCCGCTCGACATGCGCATGGAACAGGATGGCCAAACGGCCGCCGATTTCGTGAACAATGCCGACGAAGCCGAGATCGCTGACGTGCTTTACCATTATGGCGAAGAGACGCGGTCGCGCCGCGTGGCGCGCGCGATTGTCGAGGCGCGCCCGATCACGCGCACCGGTGAACTCGCCAATGTCGTGCGCAAGGCGCTGGGCCACAAGCCGCACGACAAGAAGGATCCGGCGACACGCACCTTCCAGGCGATCCGCATCCATCTCAACCGCGAACTGGGCGAGCTTGAGGATGGTCTGGCGGCGGCCGAACGGCTGCTCAAGCCCGGTGGCCGGCTGGCGGTGGTGACGTTCCACAGCCTTGAAGACCGGCTGGTGAAAAGATTCCTGCGCGACCGAAGCGGACAAACCCCGCAAGGCTCGCGCCATTTGCCCGTCACGAAGGATGCCTCGGCATCGACCTTCGATCGGGTCGCAAAGCCGATACGCGCCGGGGAAGCGGAAGTCGCCCGCAACCCGCGCGCGCGATCGGCCACACTCAGGGTGGCGTATCGCACCGCAGCGGCGCCGAAGGGGGAAGCGGCATGA
- a CDS encoding Gldg family protein, whose protein sequence is MLLGVQSAQAVQPAEDPRPSLALMTSLPIIWGEGDIDDTLAGRRQSAQSYRFLETRYRLTVLDVVDEKALGAHPVLMLAQPRALSPHELAAIDTWVRGGGRVLILADPSLHWPSVYPLGDPRAPLAVTLLDPLLDHWGVRVDLTSIGRHAAPVRMNLREGARDWRLSVVAPGAFVATGKDCHVESQGLIARCQLGKGRAVLIADADLLSDPRWGEEGDGNGPAIGALLDGLLGISRDAALGISGDAGISRDSTPKSLIAGKVRFTAIFPILTFLLLCCLAFFLWNRRRN, encoded by the coding sequence TTGCTGCTTGGCGTGCAGTCCGCCCAGGCTGTCCAACCTGCCGAAGATCCGCGTCCTTCGCTCGCGCTGATGACCAGCCTGCCCATTATCTGGGGAGAGGGGGATATTGACGATACGCTGGCCGGGCGGCGGCAGAGTGCGCAAAGCTACCGCTTTCTGGAGACGCGCTACCGGCTGACGGTGCTTGATGTCGTTGATGAAAAAGCGCTGGGCGCACACCCTGTGCTCATGCTCGCGCAGCCGCGTGCGCTATCCCCGCACGAACTCGCGGCAATCGATACATGGGTGCGCGGCGGCGGGCGCGTACTGATCCTGGCAGACCCCTCGCTCCACTGGCCAAGTGTTTATCCGCTCGGCGATCCGCGCGCGCCGCTTGCGGTGACCTTGCTCGATCCCCTGCTCGATCATTGGGGTGTGCGTGTCGATCTGACGAGCATCGGGCGCCACGCGGCGCCGGTGAGAATGAACTTACGCGAGGGCGCACGCGATTGGCGGCTTTCCGTCGTGGCGCCCGGCGCATTCGTCGCGACGGGCAAGGATTGTCATGTGGAATCGCAAGGGCTTATCGCCCGTTGTCAACTTGGCAAGGGGCGCGCCGTGCTGATCGCCGACGCCGACCTCCTGTCCGATCCGCGCTGGGGTGAGGAGGGTGACGGCAACGGTCCGGCGATTGGCGCGCTTCTCGACGGGCTTTTGGGGATTTCGCGGGATGCGGCGTTGGGGATATCCGGGGATGCGGGGATTTCGCGGGATAGCACCCCCAAGTCTTTAATCGCTGGAAAAGTGCGCTTTACCGCCATTTTTCCTATTTTGACGTTCCTTTTACTGTGTTGCCTTGCCTTTTTTCTTTGGAATCGCCGCAGAAACTGA
- a CDS encoding cysteine synthase A: protein MTITADTLSLIGNTPLVRLAGPSADTGCEILAKCEFANPGASVKDRAALYIVEDAEEKGLIKPGGTIVEGTAGNTGIGLALVANAKGYKTIIVMPETQSREKMDTLRALGAELVLVPAAPYSNPGHFVHTSRRIAEETENALWANQFDNIANRKAHILGTAEEIWEQTGGKIDGFTCAVGTGGTLAGVALGLKAKNENIRIALSDPHGAALYNYYACGELKAEGSSVAEGIGQGRITANLEGAPIDTQFRISDAEGLEQVHRLLQEEGLCLGLSSGINVAGAIELARQMGPGHTIVTILCDTGFRYLSTLYNADWLTSKGLEVPASLRAG from the coding sequence ATGACGATCACAGCTGACACGCTTTCCCTTATCGGCAACACCCCGCTGGTGCGGCTTGCCGGCCCCTCCGCAGACACGGGCTGCGAAATCCTCGCCAAGTGCGAATTCGCCAATCCGGGCGCCTCGGTGAAGGACCGCGCGGCGCTCTATATCGTCGAGGATGCCGAGGAAAAGGGCCTGATCAAGCCCGGCGGCACCATCGTCGAGGGCACCGCCGGCAATACCGGCATTGGGCTGGCGCTCGTCGCCAATGCCAAGGGCTATAAGACCATCATCGTGATGCCCGAGACACAGAGCCGCGAGAAGATGGATACGCTGCGCGCGCTGGGGGCCGAACTCGTGCTCGTGCCGGCCGCGCCCTATTCGAACCCCGGCCATTTCGTGCACACCTCGCGCCGGATCGCCGAGGAAACCGAAAACGCGCTCTGGGCCAACCAGTTCGACAATATCGCCAACCGCAAGGCGCATATCCTGGGCACCGCCGAAGAGATCTGGGAACAGACCGGCGGCAAGATCGATGGGTTCACCTGCGCGGTGGGCACCGGCGGCACGCTCGCCGGCGTCGCGCTCGGCCTGAAGGCGAAGAACGAGAATATCCGCATCGCGCTCAGCGATCCGCACGGCGCCGCGCTTTACAATTATTATGCCTGCGGCGAACTGAAGGCCGAGGGCAGCTCGGTTGCAGAGGGTATCGGACAGGGACGGATCACCGCCAATCTCGAAGGCGCGCCGATCGATACCCAGTTCCGCATTTCGGATGCCGAGGGTCTGGAGCAGGTCCACCGCCTGTTGCAGGAAGAGGGGCTGTGCCTTGGTCTTTCGTCGGGCATCAACGTCGCGGGGGCGATCGAGTTGGCGCGACAGATGGGGCCGGGGCACACCATCGTCACCATCCTGTGCGATACCGGTTTCCGATATCTTTCAACGCTCTACAATGCGGATTGGCTGACGTCGAAGGGGCTTGAAGTCCCCGCGTCGTTGCGTGCGGGCTGA
- a CDS encoding putative bifunctional diguanylate cyclase/phosphodiesterase → MKVFQDIDAILSRLNGMGGAFAELMRRERVFFASVFPEDGLVVFDRGAQELLGVGPVCAVRDVLRLIDRPYRRLLVERVATGQVHDSVEVSASHAAGQRSLRIAMTPDAQSGGVSLMVQDLTDERGMIEQLRVERDHLRHTVELNPQLPWLADPAGNVIAFTERYEKLTGRTQEDLVGNGWELVLHPDDLESAGGAIATSLGTGQPLDMRVRMRMADGSYRWFRATCYPLRNDAGEIIRWFGYTEDIDDYVLIEQRIRWTAEHDALTKLPNRAVFNHKLERAIFEESRLGQKVAILLADVDNFKDVNDVLGHDAGDALLRAFADLIGRVLPDGALLARIGGDEFAIILPFEGAISEVQQLSDRIFAALKDPVAINGHSVECRISIGASVFPFHGQSPTELFKNADIALYEAKARGRGQMTLFSLEMKQETQRRVAMINLGRKAVETDSIIPFYQMQMDLMTNRPLGFEALLRRRDRQGRICAPASIAAAFEDAGVAEALGDAMLKAVLSDMRRARDMGVDMGAMSVNFSTAEFRNPSFAERLSNRVADAGIDFRSFVIEVTESVFLGRQVDNVAETIRKLDKAGFRIALDDFGTGYASLVHLRQLPVDTLKIDKSFVRNLADSRDDLAIVSAIINLGASLDLKIIAEGIETEAQLAILRGLNLHYGQGFLFAHPMPFKDACTLALAAQNGASHSWSGALLAGVN, encoded by the coding sequence GTGAAGGTTTTTCAGGACATTGACGCAATTCTTTCCCGTTTGAACGGGATGGGGGGCGCCTTTGCCGAACTGATGCGGCGCGAACGCGTATTTTTCGCATCGGTTTTTCCCGAGGACGGACTGGTCGTTTTCGATCGCGGCGCGCAGGAATTGCTGGGGGTCGGACCCGTCTGCGCCGTGCGTGATGTGCTGCGCCTGATCGATCGCCCGTATCGCCGCTTGCTGGTCGAGCGTGTCGCCACGGGGCAGGTACATGACAGCGTCGAGGTAAGCGCCAGCCATGCCGCTGGTCAGCGCAGCCTGCGGATCGCGATGACGCCCGATGCCCAGTCCGGCGGCGTATCGCTAATGGTTCAGGATCTGACCGACGAGCGCGGGATGATCGAGCAGTTGCGAGTCGAACGCGATCATCTGCGCCATACGGTTGAACTGAATCCGCAACTGCCTTGGCTGGCCGATCCGGCCGGCAATGTCATCGCGTTTACCGAGCGTTACGAAAAGCTGACCGGCCGTACGCAGGAAGACCTTGTCGGCAATGGCTGGGAACTGGTGCTCCACCCCGATGATCTGGAATCGGCGGGGGGTGCCATTGCGACGTCGCTGGGGACCGGTCAGCCGCTCGACATGCGCGTGCGGATGCGGATGGCCGATGGCTCCTATCGCTGGTTCCGCGCGACCTGCTATCCGCTGCGCAACGATGCGGGCGAGATCATCCGCTGGTTCGGCTATACCGAGGATATCGACGATTATGTCCTGATCGAACAGCGTATTCGCTGGACCGCCGAGCATGACGCGCTCACCAAATTGCCCAATCGCGCGGTGTTCAACCACAAGCTCGAACGCGCGATTTTCGAGGAAAGCCGTCTGGGCCAGAAGGTCGCGATCCTCCTGGCCGATGTCGATAATTTCAAGGATGTGAACGACGTTCTCGGCCATGATGCCGGCGATGCGCTGTTGCGTGCCTTTGCCGATCTGATCGGCCGGGTGCTGCCCGATGGTGCGCTGCTCGCGCGGATCGGGGGTGATGAATTCGCGATCATCCTGCCGTTCGAAGGCGCGATCAGCGAGGTCCAGCAGCTGAGCGATCGGATCTTCGCTGCCTTGAAGGATCCGGTGGCGATCAACGGCCACAGCGTCGAATGCCGGATTTCGATCGGGGCGTCGGTCTTTCCCTTTCACGGGCAGAGCCCGACCGAATTGTTCAAGAATGCCGATATCGCGCTTTATGAGGCCAAGGCACGCGGGCGTGGTCAGATGACGCTCTTCTCGCTCGAGATGAAGCAGGAAACGCAGCGCCGCGTCGCGATGATCAATCTTGGGCGCAAGGCGGTCGAGACCGATTCGATCATTCCCTTCTATCAGATGCAGATGGATCTGATGACCAATCGCCCGCTCGGCTTCGAGGCGCTGCTCCGCCGCCGCGACCGGCAGGGGCGGATCTGCGCGCCGGCCAGCATCGCCGCCGCGTTCGAGGATGCGGGCGTGGCCGAGGCGCTCGGCGATGCGATGCTGAAAGCGGTGCTTTCGGATATGCGCCGCGCGCGTGACATGGGGGTCGACATGGGCGCGATGAGCGTCAATTTCTCGACCGCCGAATTCCGCAACCCCAGCTTCGCCGAGCGCCTGTCAAACCGGGTGGCGGACGCGGGGATCGATTTTCGGTCCTTCGTGATCGAAGTGACCGAAAGCGTCTTTCTGGGGCGGCAGGTCGACAATGTCGCCGAAACGATCCGCAAGCTCGACAAGGCGGGCTTCCGCATCGCGCTCGACGATTTCGGCACCGGCTATGCGTCGCTCGTCCATCTGCGCCAGTTGCCCGTCGATACGCTCAAGATCGACAAGAGCTTTGTCCGCAATCTCGCCGACAGCCGTGACGATCTCGCGATCGTCTCCGCGATCATCAATCTGGGCGCCAGCCTCGATCTCAAGATCATCGCCGAGGGGATCGAGACCGAGGCGCAACTGGCGATCCTGCGTGGGCTCAATCTGCATTATGGGCAGGGTTTCCTCTTCGCGCATCCGATGCCGTTCAAGGATGCCTGTACGCTTGCGCTCGCGGCCCAGAATGGTGCGTCGCATTCCTGGTCGGGCGCGCTTCTGGCGGGCGTCAACTAA